A single window of Nicotiana sylvestris chromosome 5, ASM39365v2, whole genome shotgun sequence DNA harbors:
- the LOC104240234 gene encoding stress-response A/B barrel domain-containing protein HS1, which produces MEGSNGGGVVKHILLAKFKDGIPADQINQLIKQYANLVNLIEPMKSFHWGENVSIENFHQGFTHVFESTFDSTEGIAEYIDHPAHVEYANTLLPQLEKVLVIDYKPEKVSP; this is translated from the exons ATGGAGGGTTCTAATGGAGGAGGAGTGGTGAAGCACATATTGCTGGCCAAGTTCAAAGATGGAATTCCAGCAGACCAAATCAACCAACTGATTAAGCAATATGCTAATCTTGTTAATCTCATTGAACCCATGAAATCTTTTCATTG GGGTGAGAATGTGAGCATAGAGAACTTCCACCAAGGTTTCACTCATGTTTTTGAGTCAACGTTCGACAGTACAGAAGGTATTGCAGAGTATATAGATCATCCGGCTCATGTTGAATATGCAAATACATTGCTTCCTCAGCTGGAGAAAGTCCTTGTCATCGACTACAAACCAGAGAAAGTCAGTCCCTGA
- the LOC104240233 gene encoding dihydrolipoyl dehydrogenase, mitochondrial: MAIGSLARRKATTILSSRYLYSTSKYSFSLSRNYSSGSDENDVVVIGGGPGGYVAAIKAAQLGLKTTCIEKRGTLGGTCLNVGCIPSKALLHSSHMYHEAQHSFASHGVKFSSVEVDLPAMMGQKDKAVANLTRGIEGLFKKNKVNYVKGYGKFLSPSEVSVDTVEGGNTVVKGKNIIIATGSDVKSLPGLTIDEKRIVSSTGALALTEVPKKLVVIGAGYIGLEMGSVWGRLGSEVTVVEFGPDIVPSMDGEVRKQFQRSLEKQKMKFILKTKVVSVETVGDGVKLTLEPAAGGDQTTLEADVVLVSAGRIPFTSGLGLDKIGVETDKAGRILVNERFATNVPGVHAIGDVIPGPMLAHKAEEDGVACVEFIAGKEGHVDYDLVPGVVYTHPEVASVGKTEEQVKALGVDYRVGKFPFLANSRAKAIDDAEGIVKVLAEKETDKILGVHIMSPNAGELIHEAVLALHYGASSEDIARTCHAHPTMSEALKEAAMATYDKPIHI; encoded by the exons ATGGCGATAGGGAGCTTAGCTAGACGAAAGGCCACAACAATTTTATCTTCTAGATATCTCTATAGTACATCCAAATATTCATTTTCTCTAAGCAGAAATTACTCTTCGGGATCTGATGAAAATGATGTCGTTGTTATCGGCGGTGGACCCGGCGGCTATGTGGCGGCGATTAAAGCTGCACAACTTGGGCTCAAAACTACTTGTATTGAGAAACGGGGTACCCTTGGTGGTACCTGTCTCAATGTCGGTTGTATTCCTTCTAAG GCACTTCTTCATTCCTCCCACATGTACCATGAAGCTCAACATTCATTTGCTAGTCATGGCGTGAAGTTCTCTTCTGTTGAGGTAGATCTTCCTGCCATGATGGGCCAAAAAGATAAAGCTGTGGCTAACTTAACACGAGGTATTGAGGGTCTATTCAAGAAGAACAAAGTAAACTATGTTAAGGGCTACGGCAAATTCCTGTCTCCTTCTGAAGTTTCTGTTGACACTGTGGAAGGTGGTAATACTGTTGTTAAGGGGAAGAATATTATAATTGCGACTGGTTCTGATGTCAAAAGTCTACCTGGTCTAACCATTGATGAGAAGAGAATTGTATCTTCCACTGGAGCTTTAGCTTTGACCGAAGTTCCAAAAAAATTGGTTGTTATTGGTGCTGGCTACATAGGCCTTGAAATGGGATCTGTCTGGGGCCGTCTTGGCTCAGAGGTGACTGTTGTTGAATTTGGACCTGATATTGTTCCATCCATGGATGGTGAAGTTCGCAAGCAATTCCAACGTTCTCTTGAGAAGCAAAAGATGAAGTTCATACTTAAAACTAAGGTGGTGTCAGTTGAGACTGTTGGCGATGGTGTGAAGTTGACCCTTGAACCTGCAGCTGGTGGTGATCAAACTACTCTTGAGGCTGATGTTGTTCTTGTTTCTGCTGGTAGGATTCCATTCACTTCTGGGCTTGGATTGGACAAGATAGGGGTTGAAACTGACAAGGCTGGTCGAATCCTGGTCAATGAACGTTTTGCAACTAATGTCCCGGGGGTACACGCGATTGGTGATGTCATTCCTGGGCCAATGCTGGCTCACAAGGCAGAGGAGGATGGTGTTGCTTGTGTAGAATTCATTGCTGGCAAAGAGGGTCATGTGGACTACGATTTGGTTCCTGGTGTTGTTTACACGCACCCAGAGGTGGCTTCTGTTGGGAAAACCGAAGAACAAGTTAAGGCACTTGGAGTTGATTATCGCGTAGGCAAATTTCCTTTCCTTGCAAACAGTAGGGCCAAGGCAATTGATGATGCTGAGGGAATTGTAAAGGTACTTGCTGAGAAGGAGACCGACAAGATCTTGGGTGTCCATATTATGTCACCAAATGCAGGAGAGCTTATTCACGAGGCTGTCCTGGCTTTGCATTATGGAGCATCAAGTGAGGACATTGCTCGAACATGCCATGCACATCCAACAATGAGTGAGGCTCTGAAAGAAGCAGCCATGGCCACTTACGACAAGCCCATTCACATATAA